The DNA segment TCGTTCGTGGTGCCATAGGCGCCGCCGCCGGTCTTGTCGCCGACCTTCCATGCGGCGGGCACGCCGGCCCTGATGCGGTTGTCGCCTGTCTGGTTGGCGACCAGCCAGTGGGTGAGCATGCGGCGGGAGGCCGGGGAAAGGGCGTCGCCCAGCAGGAGGCGGTGCATGGTCGCGAGCATGGCCGCAGGCGAGGTCGTGTCGCGCGGGTCGCCCGGCGTCGCCTCGTTCAGTGCGGGCTCGATCCGGTCGAGGCGGGTGATGTCGTCGCCCAGGGACCGCAGATAGCGTGTCAGACCTTCCGGCCCGCCGAAGGTCGCGAGAAGCAGGTTGGCTGCGGTGTTGTCGCTCAAGGTCATGGTAGCTTCGCAGAGCGCGCCGATGGTCATGCCAGTGCCCAGCCGCGGCGCGGTCGCCGGCGAGTGGGCGACGATGTCGCCCTTGCCATAGGTCAGCACACGGTCAAGCGTCTCGTCGCCTGCGTCGACACGGGCCAGCACATAGGCGGCGGCGAGGAACTTGAATGTGCTGCACAAGGGAAAGCGTTCATCGGCCCGGTGGTCGATCCGCGATCCGGTTGCCGTGTCCAGCGCCGCGACGCCCAGCCTCCCGCCTTGGGTGGCCTCCAGCTTGGCCAAGACAGTGGACCCGTCAAAAGCGGCGGTGCCTGCGAGACCATTCCTCGCGATCAGGCCGGTGACGGACAGCGACAGACCGGCGCGCAGGAACGAACGACGAGATAGCATCAGAAGCTCCTTTCAGGGGAGCGGAGGCGTTGAGATGAGATCGGGTGCATGGAGACTATGTCGGGCAGGCGCTGATTGAATGCAACGTCTCGCGCCTTCTCAAAGCTCGATGGACCCGGAAAACGCATACGTTCCCACTCCAGCGGGGCAAGTCACCGACGATATTGGCTGTTACGCCGGAGTGGCAATGATGCTTCCGAGAGAGCATAAAAAATCAGACAAGATTGACTGTAAAAATCTTGTAATATCGTTAATATTGTATATAAATCAATATCTTATAAATAAAAATTCTCCGCAGATGTAAAAATTAATCATTGATTAATGCAATTTTTGCGGGTTACCCTTGCGTTTATGGACGCTGGAGTGAGCCTTGTAGACGAGCGCTTGCGGGAACGGAGCGCCGATCAATCCACGACTCATGGATCCACCGTCCGCTAAACGGGGGAGGGACGTATGGTTACCGGGTCTTTCGCGCGGTTGATCAGGCCGCGTGTGTTTCACTCACTAGTGGTTGCTTTGCCAGCCCTGTTGCCCTTCGGAGGGGCGGCGATTGCTCAGGACGAGGCGCCGACGCAGATGGCGCAGGCAACCGCCGCCGACGTGTCGCGAAAGGCGGGGCCAAGGCTCGAGACGGTGCTGGTGACGGCGCGCAAGCAGGAGGAGTCGGCGCAGGACGTGCCGGTGGCAATGACCGCCCTGACCCAGGAACTGGAGCAGGCGACGGTGCGCGACCTGCGCGATCTGAACGGCTATTCCGCCAACGTGCGCATCGACAACGATCCATCGCGCGCCGGTGCGGCCGCGATCACCATTCGCGGCATCAGCCCGACGCGCACGGACGACAATTCGTTCGACTCCCCGATCGCCATCATGATCGACGGCATCTATCTGGGGTCGCTGTCGGGGCAGATCATCGAGAATTTCGACATCGAACGCATCGAGATCCTGCGCGGCCCGCAAGGGACGCTTTACGGCCGCAATACGGTGGGCGGCGTGCTGAACGCGGTGCGCAGCCGGCCGACCGGCGAGTTCGGCGCCAAGCTGCAATACACATTCGGGCGCTGGAACCAGCATGAATTCAGGGGCGTCTTCAACGCGCCGATCGTTCGCGACAAGCTGGCGGTGAAGGGCTTCTTCACCAACTTGCAGCGCGACGGCTACTACAAGAATGAGTATCTGAATTCGACCCAGCCGCAGCGCGACTACATGAACTACGGCCTGACGCTGCTCGCCACGCCGAACGAATGGCTGGAGGTCAAGCTGACCGTCGAGCGGTTCGAGGACCACAGCCAGGGCGGCGCCTATCTGACCAACTGGAACTTCGCGCCCGGCGTGCTGCCGGCGACGGGGCGGCCGGAAGATCCCAACTATGCGGGCGGTTTCCTGTCATGCTTCCTGCCGGGCCTGATCAGCGCCGTCCCGAGCGTGCCGTGCCGGACCCAGGTGGATTTTCCGCGCAAGACCATCGCGACCGACCTGCCCAATCCGGGCCGTGTTAACACCAATGCCTACACGCTTGATGTTTCCGCGAGCCTCAGCGAGGAGATGAAGCTGGTCGGGTTGTTCGGCTACCGGGACATGAAGGAGTACCGCAAGTACGACTTCGACGGCACGAGCGTCGATCACATCACCATCGAGCGCGATAACGAGTTCGAGCAGTTCAGCGGAGAGTTGCGCCTGGAAGGCAGCTGGGACACGTCGATCGGCAAGATCAACGCGCTGGTCGGCACCTATTACTGGAACAGCAAGTTCAACCAGAACTGGGTTACCGGCGGCGATTTCTGGACGTTCATCGGCGCCTTGAGCGGGTACTCGCTTGCGGCCAACAGCTGGCTCGATCCGTCGCTGGCCGGCTTCACAGGGTACAGTACTCCGGTCGAGGCCTGTCTTGCGCCGCGTCCCGACGGGTCGAACGTGAAGGCGCTGTTCGGCCAGGTGGAGTGCGACAGGGGCGCGGGCGTGCGTGCCTATGGTCCCAAGCTGGTGCAAAAGCTGTTCGAGGACCAGAAGACCACGTCGCAGGCCGCGTTCGCCCATGCCGACTGGGAGTTCATGCCCGGCTGGACGCTGGAAGCGGGTATCCGCTGGACCTACGAGAAGAAACACTTCATCGCGGCCCAGGCCTATCTGGCGCCGCTCGACCGGGTGGATGAGGTCGGTTATCCGGCCTATGCGGACCTGAAGAACAGCTGGAAGGACATTTCGCCGAAGGTCGGCCTGTCCTGGAAGGCGACCGACAATGTCATGCTCTACGGTTCCTATTCGGAAGGCTGGCATTCGGGCGGCTTCTTTGGCGTGAACCAGAACGTGGCCGACTTCGAGCGTGACCAGTACGATCCCGAGCACTCCCAGTCCATCGAACTGGGCCTCAAGGCGCAATGGTTCGACAACCGATTGCAGACGAACATCGCGCTGTTCCGCAACACGTTCAAGAACAAGCAGGAACAGGCGGTCCAGTTCGACGACTCCACCAACACGGTGGCCACGGTGTTCAGCAATGTGGCGAACGTCGTCTATCAGGGCATCGAGGGCGAAATTCAGGCCGCGGTCACCGAGAATTTGAGCCTCTTCGGATCGGTGGGGTATCTGGATGCCAAGTACAAGAACTTCTTTACCGATGTAAACCCGAACGACAATTGCACGGGCGCGCCGGAATGCATCGTCGATGCCAGCTATCTCAGCCCGCGCAATGCACCCAAGCTGACCGTGGGCATTGGCGGTGCTTTCACGATACCGCTGGGGCCGGGCGATCTGCAGATCAATGCCAAGTACAGCTATATCAGCAAGGTGGAAGGCAATCTGCTGAACCAGACGCTGGGTCGGGTACCGCCGCGCGACGATCTGAGCGCATCGGTCTCCTATATGTGGGAGCGCTACAAGGTGACTGTGTTCGGCCGGAACCTGACCAATGAACGCTACGAGACGCCGTCGATCATCGCGCCGCTCTTTGCGGCGGGCACGGTGGGCGAGGGTTGGAGCTGGGGTATCGAGGTGAGCGGGGAGTTTTGAGCCCCACGACCCGAGGGCGCGTCGCCGCCGGGCGGCGCGCCTCTTCAGCCATTGCTTTAGCCGGCGAAGAGACGCGCCAGCGCGACTTCCCGGCGGGACATGAAGCGGGCCGATTTCGCGGCTTCGTAAATACCGGAAAGTGTTTCCGCCTCGAACGCGTCGAGGACCTTGCCGTGGACATAGCTCTTGCGGACGATGGTGGGGGTATTGCCCAGCATGTCGGCAATTTCGCTCATCACCGCCTTGATCTGCCTGCGGCGGGCCGTTGGCGAGGATGCCGGTTCGCACAAGCCAAGCTTCTCCGTCGCGGCGGCGCTGGCGGCCATGGTCCGGAAGGTCTTCGCCGTGATGGGAACGCCGGAGATTTCCTGGAGATAGGCATTGGTGTCGCCAGCATTCACCCGGCAAACCTTGCCATCCTGGTTGCGATACTGAAAAAGCCGCGTTCCCGGCAGATCGAGCCAGTCCGGTATGGCCCGGGCGAGCAAGGGGATACGGGCGGAAAAGGCGAAAGCCTTGCCGCCCTTGCCGCGAAAAGACACATCGAGCCATTCTTCCCGGTGCTGGACGTTGCGCTTGAGCAGTGTCGATGCGCCGCGGCTGCGGCCCGAATGGACATAGTTCTCGCAGCCGATGCGGATGTGGGTGCGGTCGATCAGCATGACAATGCCAGCGAGCGCCTTGCGCGCGCAGGTGTCGGGCAGCGCGAGATCGGCACGGATACGCCGCCTGATGCGCGGCAGAACGGCGCAGATCGCGGCGAGTTGGCCCGCCTTGTTTTCCTCGCGAACGTGTTCCCAGTCGGGATGATAGCGATATTGCACGCGCCCTGCTTGATCGCGGCCGATGGCCTGAAGGTGGGCCTTGGCGTGGGCCGCGATACGGACGTCTTCATATGCGGGCGGGATGGCCAGCCGCCGGATGCGATCGAGAATGGCGGGATCGTTCACACGGCATCCCGAGGCATCGAAATAGAGGTAACCGCGCCCGCACCGGCGCCGGAGGATAGGCAACGAGTCACTCGCGACGAGCTTCAGTCCCTTGGGAATCGAGGCGGCGATCGTGGCGTCCATGCGGGAGTCTCCAGAGGCGCTGAAGGAACGACCCGTCAGGGTCACCGGTTCCACACTCGACAGCTCGGCGCAAAAGACGGTCTGTCTTGCTTTTATTCGTCAATAGAGACTTTTTAAAACTGTTGTTTTATATAGAGATAGCGGGTTAGATAGAATTTGAAATATAAATTAATCATTGATTAATGCGTTTTGACCGGGCTACCGTCATGCCATTCCGCTGGCAGTGTCGGCCAGGCGAGACCGCGCCGTAGAATGCGGGTCCGCTATTCCCGGCAGTCGCTGTAGGGCGGTCATCCCTGGGGAGGGAAAATAATTCATGAAACTAACAAGTAGCCGTCAGGGCTATCGGCCATTTACATCCTCGCGTGGGCTGTTGCTGTCGGTAGCCGCCATAGCAATCGTGGGATGGGATGCCGCGCCCGCTTTTGCCGCAGATCCGGAAACAGTCATCGTCAGCGCGCGTAAGCGCGAGGAAGATGCCCAGGACGTGCCGGTCGCGATGCAGACCTTTACCGCGGCCGATGTCGAACAATATCGCGCCGTCGATCTCTCGAAGATCGGTGAAATGGCCAGTCAGGTGATCATGGTGCCGGCCGGTTCCGGCGCCGGTGCGTCTTTCCACATCCGCGGCTTGGGATCTTCTTCAGGCGATCCGGGTATCGATTCCAGCGTGACCGTCAATATGGACGGCATGCAGATCAATCGCGGGCATATCATTCGCGCCGGCATGTTCGACGTCGGTAGCGTGGAAGTGTTGAAGGGGCCGCAGGCCCTGTTTTTCGGAAAGAACAGCCCTGCGGGCGTCATTTCGCTGACCAGTAACGGTCCGGGTGACGAGTGGGAGTTCATCGGCCGCCTGTCCTACGAAATCGAAGCCGACGAAATCATCGGCGAGGCGATCGCGTCCGGTCCGATCAACGACAAGGTAGGCCTTCGCGTCGCCTATCGCGGACGTACTCAGAAGGGCTGGCTGAAGAATGTCGCGGGTCCGGTCACGGCGCCGCTCCCGTTCACGCCGGGCAATCCCTACGCCAACGAGCCCTACGATTTCCCCGGCACTACCGATCCGCGCCGTGGTTCGCAGGAAGAACATATCGGTCGTATCACGTTCGCGGTGGAGCCGAGCGACAATTTCGACGCGACGCTCAAGGTTCTGGGCGCCAAGTACAGCGATGACGGCTCATCCACCAACGAGGTCATCTCATGTTCGGGCCCGAAGCCAATCACCATTCCGCTGCTTAGCGGGATCACGCTCGTCGATCCCTATGGCGATTGCGAACAGAACGGCGTCATGTCCCAGGGACAGTTGCCCGACGAGATCATCGCCGGGTACGAGGGAACGGAAAAGAAGGGCGGTCAGACCTACACGACTGTGGATACCGTCCTGACGACCCTCAATATGAACTACACGACGGACAACTTCACACTGACGTCCCAGACCGGCCTGTACTATTACGATTACGTCCGTTGGGACAATTTCGATGGCACGTCTCAGATCCAGTTCATGGGTATCCAGCTCGAGAAGAGCACGACCTGGAGCCAGGAGTTGCGCCTGCTGAGCACGTTCGACGGGCCTTTCAACTTCATGCTCGGGGCGTTCTACGAACACGTATCGCGCGATTCCGACAACCGCGGCAAGATCGCGGCCATCGGTCCCGATCCGGTGACGGGCAATACCAATAACTGGGGCGGCGAATCCACGATCAAGGGCGATACCTATTCGGCATTCGCGCAAGCGATCTGGGATGTGACGCCGGAACTGGAACTGGCGGCTGGGGCGCGCTACACCAAGGAAAGCAAGTCCTCGGTGCAGGTCAATACTTTCGTCAATCCGTTGATGGAGTTCTTCTTCGGTAATCCCGCGCTCCCCTTCATGAAGGCGGAGAACGATCCGATCTTCAGCGAGTTTAAAGATGACGACATTTCGCCGGAAGTAACGCTGACCTGGACGCCGATTCCGGAAGTGACGCTCTACGGCGCGTATAAGACCGGCTACAAGTCAGGCGGCTTCTCGACCAACACGGTTATCGCCTGGAACGCCGACAGTGATTCTGTCCGTTTCGACGCTGAATCATCCGAGGGTTTCGAAGTGGGCCTGAAGAGCACCCTGCTCGATGGAAGACTTCGCCTGAACCTTACGGGCTATCGGTACAGTTTCAGCAATCTGCAGGTCAGCGCATTCGATTCCGCCACCACGTCGTTCCAGATCCGGAACGCCGCGAGCGCCCGGACCACTGGTCTGGAACTGGAGACCAACTTCCAGGTCACGGATGAACTGATCCTACGCGGACAGGCCGGCTACAACCGCGCCCGCTATTCCGAGTTCCCTGGCGCGCCTTGCTATCGCGGTCAGTCGGTCGCGGATGGCTGCGTGGGCGGGGTACAGGACCTGACCGGGCGTCCTCTGGTGTTCGCGCCGGACTGGTCGGGCAGTGTCGGCATCTCTTATGACGTGCCGGTGTTCAATGGCTGGAGCCTGGGTCTGAGCAGCGATCTGGTCTTCTCAAGCGGTTACTACACGGCGCTGGCCAACGACGACCGTGCCCGTCAGGGCTCGTATCAGAAGATCAACGCCAGCATCCGGCTCTATTCGGATGATGACCGTTGGGACTTTGCCATCATCGGCCGCAATCTGGCCAACGAGCGCATCCTCGGTGGTACCGCGGATAAGCCGGGTGGTCTGTCCGGCGATATCTTCGGCAACTCGCTGCGGGCGCGTGAGATCACCTTCCAGGTCACCTCACGCTTCTAAGCGTGCACATAAAGGAAGGGCGTGGGAGGTTCCCACGCCCTTCGCCCGTGATACACTATCTGTTCAGCGGCCCGCCAGCGGACGTCGAAGATCCGGGGCCGTCAGCTCGGGGAGATGACAGTGCCGCAAACGAACACCTACATCGATTTTGGAGCGGGCTCGCTGGCGGTTCCATCCAAGCGGGCGACGTTGGACGCATTCCGCTACACGTCTCACGCATTCATGATGCAGGAATGGAATGCCATCTGGACTCGCACATGGCTTCTTGCCGGTCTTGCGCTGGACGTAGCCGAACCGGGCGATTACTTCGTCTTCGATATTGGAGCGGAATCGATCATCGTCAGCCGAGCGGAGAACGGCACGGTGGCGGCGTTCTACAATGCCTGCCAGCACCGGGGAAACCGCATCGTCACCGCTGAACGGGGAGCCGCCGCAGCGATCACTTGCCCCTATCATGGCTGGACGTATCATCTGGACGGCACGCTCAAGCTCGTCCCGGACGAGGAACGTTTTTCTCAGGGCCTTCCGGTGGAACGGTTATCGCTGAAACCGGTCAAGGCCGAGGTGTGGGCCGGGCTGGTCTGGATCAACATGGATCCAGACGCCGCGCCGCTGGGCGATTTTCTCGGGCTGGTGCAGGGGCAACTGGCGCCGTACCGGTTCGAGGACATGGTGCTGGTCAAGGACCAGACAGTGGCGCTTGATGCCAACTGGAAAACCTGCGTCGACAATTTCAACGAACAGTACCATGTGGATTTCATCCACCCGCAGCACGCCAGTTTCGTGGACTGCCGCGATGCCGCCAACGAGTTGTGGCCCTTCGGTCATCGCCGCGTGCTGGTCGAGGGCTATGTCACCAATCCGCGTTACGGCGTGCCCGAGGAGTTGCCGTCGTTGCTTCAGGCGGCGATCCGGCCTTTGGGACTGGACGCGGAAGATTTCAGGGGCAAGGTGCCGACCCTGCGCAAGGCGGTCCAGCAGCGCAAGCGCGAGGTGGGCAGGGAACTGGGCTTCGACTATTCGGGCTTCACGGACGATCAGGTGTCCGACGTGCTGCAGTACGATCTGTTCCCGAACATCATCATGACCATCAAGCCGGAGGAATTGTGGGTGATGCGGCCGCGGCCGCATCCGACCGATCCGGACAAGTGCTTCTTCGACAAGTGGACCCTGAGAATCCATGTGCCCGCCGACGCCGGGCGCGGATTGAGCCTGGTCGGTGATCCGAACGCGGCGCCGCTAGACAGCTCGGAGCGTCCCGAGCATGAGGTGTTCACGCGCGAGGACGTGATCGCGGGCAGACACTCGATGACCATCACCATCGATCAGGACATCCACTACCTGAAAGACATGCAGGCCGGGATGCACTCGCGTGGGTTCACCCGGGCCTGGCTCAACGAAGACGAGGCACGCGTCCAGCATTTCCACGATTGGGTGGATGTATGGCTGGAGCAGAATCCGCTGCGTCCGGAAGCACGCCTGTCCCGCGCGGCGGAATAGCGATCCACTGCCGAGCAATAGCCGGTGCAACTTTCCGGCTGACCCGCCGTATATGCCAAACCTCTAGTTGCTGTCCCGCGAAGGTTTTCCGGTAATGGAGACGTTCAAGGGCAAGAGGCTGACGTTCAACGTTTCCGCATGAGGAGAGTGTCATGAAACGTTTGGCATATGGTTTGATTGTTGGCGCGGTAGCGTCGATGGCTTTTGCTTTTCCGGCTTCCGCCCGTGACCGTGACGACAATCCGCCCGGTCCGGCAGGAGGTCCCGGGACGAATTGGGAAAATCCGCCCGGCCCGCGCGGCGGCCCCGGCGCATCGCCCGACCGTGTGCGCCGGATTCAGGGAACGGACTACACGTTCGTGGTCCGCGACAACGGCTATTACTTCAATGAACGTTTCGGGTACTGGCATCCTGAGCGTGGCTACTGGAACCAGGCGAAGCGCTGTTGGAATGACCGGGACGATAACCCGCCCGGTCCCGCCGGTGGCCGGGGCACCAACTGGGAGAATCCGCCCGGCCCGCGCGGGGGCCCGGGGGCATCGCCGGACAAGTTCGGCAAGTGCCGCTAGAAGGCATGCTGGTTACAAGGGGAGGCCGGAGTGATCCGGCCTCTTTTTTATTGTCTCAACTTCACCCCGAGGCGGACGTAATCCAGCCACAGTCAGGGGCGACTATCCGATTGTTGGCCTCGTCAGTCGGGCCGCCGCGATCGGATCTGTAGCCCCCAAGCCCATTCCGATCCTGGCGGCCCGACTTCTATTTCGGGCCGGCGTTCACAGAACCAACTCCAGTCCCAGGTTTACCTCGGTTTACGCCGCAGCGGCCGGTCGCCCGACGCGGTCTTGCTGTCGTCGCGCTTGGGGTTAAAGCGCTTGGGACGCTCGGCGCCCGGCTTGGCCTTGGCGAACTTTCCCTTGGCGAACGGCTTGTCCTTCGCCGCGCCGCGATCACGGAAAGACTTCTCCGGGCCGGCATCCTCGGTCCTTGGGCGGCGAAGCGAGATGGTGGGGTCCGTCCGCGCCGGCGCGTCGGCGCGGGGGCCTTGCTTCCATGGCTTCGGCGCGTAGGAGCCCGACTTCTCGGGACGCTCGGGAGCGCCCTTGTCCCGGTATGTCCTGGTTCGCGCGGGCTTGTCGGCGACAGGCCGCTCCGCGCGGGGTTCGCTTGCCGCCGCCGCGCGATCCGTATAGTCGCGGCGCACCTTGGCGTCGCGGCGCTTGGCGCCGTCCCAGCGCTCTTTCTTGCGGGCGGGCTTCTCGCCGCCGAATGGATCGAAGGGCGCGCGTTCCTCGCGGGCATAGTCGGCGGGAGGCGCCGCAGGCGTCTCAACGGGCGCCTGAGAAGGCTCGGGAGCCGCGGCAGGTGCCGGTTCGGGGGCGGCCGCTGCGACTTCCGCAGGCCGTTCACGCCATTCGCGGCGTTCGGGACGCGGCGCGCGTTCGCCGCCATCGCGGTCCTGGAAACGCTCGCGCGGGGCGGGCGCCTCGGCGGGCTGGATGGTGAATTCCTTCTCCTCGGATTTGGCCAGCGCCGACTGGAAGCGCTCCGCCATGTCCTTGGAGATTTCGAACTTGGTCTCCCGGTCGAAGATGCGAATGGCGCCGATGTCGCGCT comes from the Iodidimonas sp. SYSU 1G8 genome and includes:
- the bla gene encoding class A beta-lactamase gives rise to the protein MLSRRSFLRAGLSLSVTGLIARNGLAGTAAFDGSTVLAKLEATQGGRLGVAALDTATGSRIDHRADERFPLCSTFKFLAAAYVLARVDAGDETLDRVLTYGKGDIVAHSPATAPRLGTGMTIGALCEATMTLSDNTAANLLLATFGGPEGLTRYLRSLGDDITRLDRIEPALNEATPGDPRDTTSPAAMLATMHRLLLGDALSPASRRMLTHWLVANQTGDNRIRAGVPAAWKVGDKTGGGAYGTTNDISILWPQGRAPVLLAVYLTETNAAAADREATIAQVARTISKEGWPHP
- a CDS encoding TonB-dependent receptor, which codes for MAQATAADVSRKAGPRLETVLVTARKQEESAQDVPVAMTALTQELEQATVRDLRDLNGYSANVRIDNDPSRAGAAAITIRGISPTRTDDNSFDSPIAIMIDGIYLGSLSGQIIENFDIERIEILRGPQGTLYGRNTVGGVLNAVRSRPTGEFGAKLQYTFGRWNQHEFRGVFNAPIVRDKLAVKGFFTNLQRDGYYKNEYLNSTQPQRDYMNYGLTLLATPNEWLEVKLTVERFEDHSQGGAYLTNWNFAPGVLPATGRPEDPNYAGGFLSCFLPGLISAVPSVPCRTQVDFPRKTIATDLPNPGRVNTNAYTLDVSASLSEEMKLVGLFGYRDMKEYRKYDFDGTSVDHITIERDNEFEQFSGELRLEGSWDTSIGKINALVGTYYWNSKFNQNWVTGGDFWTFIGALSGYSLAANSWLDPSLAGFTGYSTPVEACLAPRPDGSNVKALFGQVECDRGAGVRAYGPKLVQKLFEDQKTTSQAAFAHADWEFMPGWTLEAGIRWTYEKKHFIAAQAYLAPLDRVDEVGYPAYADLKNSWKDISPKVGLSWKATDNVMLYGSYSEGWHSGGFFGVNQNVADFERDQYDPEHSQSIELGLKAQWFDNRLQTNIALFRNTFKNKQEQAVQFDDSTNTVATVFSNVANVVYQGIEGEIQAAVTENLSLFGSVGYLDAKYKNFFTDVNPNDNCTGAPECIVDASYLSPRNAPKLTVGIGGAFTIPLGPGDLQINAKYSYISKVEGNLLNQTLGRVPPRDDLSASVSYMWERYKVTVFGRNLTNERYETPSIIAPLFAAGTVGEGWSWGIEVSGEF
- a CDS encoding DNA topoisomerase IB, encoding MDATIAASIPKGLKLVASDSLPILRRRCGRGYLYFDASGCRVNDPAILDRIRRLAIPPAYEDVRIAAHAKAHLQAIGRDQAGRVQYRYHPDWEHVREENKAGQLAAICAVLPRIRRRIRADLALPDTCARKALAGIVMLIDRTHIRIGCENYVHSGRSRGASTLLKRNVQHREEWLDVSFRGKGGKAFAFSARIPLLARAIPDWLDLPGTRLFQYRNQDGKVCRVNAGDTNAYLQEISGVPITAKTFRTMAASAAATEKLGLCEPASSPTARRRQIKAVMSEIADMLGNTPTIVRKSYVHGKVLDAFEAETLSGIYEAAKSARFMSRREVALARLFAG
- a CDS encoding TonB-dependent receptor gives rise to the protein MKLTSSRQGYRPFTSSRGLLLSVAAIAIVGWDAAPAFAADPETVIVSARKREEDAQDVPVAMQTFTAADVEQYRAVDLSKIGEMASQVIMVPAGSGAGASFHIRGLGSSSGDPGIDSSVTVNMDGMQINRGHIIRAGMFDVGSVEVLKGPQALFFGKNSPAGVISLTSNGPGDEWEFIGRLSYEIEADEIIGEAIASGPINDKVGLRVAYRGRTQKGWLKNVAGPVTAPLPFTPGNPYANEPYDFPGTTDPRRGSQEEHIGRITFAVEPSDNFDATLKVLGAKYSDDGSSTNEVISCSGPKPITIPLLSGITLVDPYGDCEQNGVMSQGQLPDEIIAGYEGTEKKGGQTYTTVDTVLTTLNMNYTTDNFTLTSQTGLYYYDYVRWDNFDGTSQIQFMGIQLEKSTTWSQELRLLSTFDGPFNFMLGAFYEHVSRDSDNRGKIAAIGPDPVTGNTNNWGGESTIKGDTYSAFAQAIWDVTPELELAAGARYTKESKSSVQVNTFVNPLMEFFFGNPALPFMKAENDPIFSEFKDDDISPEVTLTWTPIPEVTLYGAYKTGYKSGGFSTNTVIAWNADSDSVRFDAESSEGFEVGLKSTLLDGRLRLNLTGYRYSFSNLQVSAFDSATTSFQIRNAASARTTGLELETNFQVTDELILRGQAGYNRARYSEFPGAPCYRGQSVADGCVGGVQDLTGRPLVFAPDWSGSVGISYDVPVFNGWSLGLSSDLVFSSGYYTALANDDRARQGSYQKINASIRLYSDDDRWDFAIIGRNLANERILGGTADKPGGLSGDIFGNSLRAREITFQVTSRF
- a CDS encoding aromatic ring-hydroxylating dioxygenase subunit alpha, whose amino-acid sequence is MPQTNTYIDFGAGSLAVPSKRATLDAFRYTSHAFMMQEWNAIWTRTWLLAGLALDVAEPGDYFVFDIGAESIIVSRAENGTVAAFYNACQHRGNRIVTAERGAAAAITCPYHGWTYHLDGTLKLVPDEERFSQGLPVERLSLKPVKAEVWAGLVWINMDPDAAPLGDFLGLVQGQLAPYRFEDMVLVKDQTVALDANWKTCVDNFNEQYHVDFIHPQHASFVDCRDAANELWPFGHRRVLVEGYVTNPRYGVPEELPSLLQAAIRPLGLDAEDFRGKVPTLRKAVQQRKREVGRELGFDYSGFTDDQVSDVLQYDLFPNIIMTIKPEELWVMRPRPHPTDPDKCFFDKWTLRIHVPADAGRGLSLVGDPNAAPLDSSERPEHEVFTREDVIAGRHSMTITIDQDIHYLKDMQAGMHSRGFTRAWLNEDEARVQHFHDWVDVWLEQNPLRPEARLSRAAE